Proteins encoded by one window of Chryseobacterium aquaeductus:
- a CDS encoding SDR family oxidoreductase, translated as MNLYTQPMLQDNALKDKVAIVTGGGSGLGKAMTKYFLQLGAKVVITSRNLEKLQATAKELEDETGGKVLCVSCDVRNWDEVEAMKEAALKEFGQIDILLNNAAGNFISPTERLTHSAFDSILDIVLKGTKNCTLSIGKHWIDSKTPGTVLNIVTTYAWTGSAYVVPSACAKAGVLAMTRSLAVEWAKYGIRFNAIAPGPFPTKGAWDRLLPGDLQEKFDMRKKVPLRRVGEHQELANLAAYLVSDYSAYMNGEVVTIDGGEWLQGAGEFNMLEDVPQEMWDMLEAMIKAKKSN; from the coding sequence ATGAATCTATATACACAACCGATGTTGCAGGATAATGCTTTGAAAGATAAAGTTGCCATTGTAACCGGTGGCGGAAGCGGTCTGGGAAAGGCAATGACCAAATATTTTCTTCAGTTGGGCGCAAAAGTGGTGATCACATCCAGAAATCTAGAAAAATTACAGGCTACAGCAAAAGAACTGGAAGATGAAACGGGTGGCAAAGTGCTTTGTGTTTCTTGTGATGTCAGAAACTGGGATGAAGTGGAAGCAATGAAAGAAGCTGCATTGAAGGAATTTGGGCAGATTGATATTTTATTAAACAACGCCGCAGGAAATTTCATTTCGCCAACAGAAAGATTAACGCATTCCGCTTTTGATTCGATTTTAGATATTGTTTTAAAAGGAACAAAAAACTGTACACTTTCCATCGGGAAACATTGGATAGATTCTAAAACTCCGGGAACTGTTTTGAATATTGTAACAACTTATGCCTGGACGGGTTCTGCATACGTAGTTCCGTCAGCTTGCGCAAAAGCAGGAGTCTTGGCAATGACGAGATCTCTCGCCGTAGAATGGGCAAAATACGGAATCCGTTTTAATGCCATTGCGCCGGGACCATTTCCTACAAAAGGTGCGTGGGACAGATTGCTGCCGGGAGATTTGCAGGAAAAATTTGACATGAGGAAAAAAGTTCCTTTGAGAAGAGTGGGAGAGCACCAGGAACTGGCAAATCTTGCTGCGTATCTGGTCTCAGATTATTCGGCATATATGAATGGTGAGGTAGTTACCATCGATGGCGGAGAATGGCTGCAAGGTGCCGGAGAATTTAATATGCTCGAAGATGTACCACAAGAAATGTGGGATATGCTGGAAGCAATGATTAAAGCTAAAAAATCAAATTAG
- a CDS encoding DUF1573 domain-containing protein: MKNLKITALLAVMAFSPFYANVFPVEGTSLLNAVAEAIKWKAESIDVGNIPQGKAKLIRFEFTNTSAKPIIIENVAPSCGCTTADYTKTPIAPGKKGFVEASYNAANAGAFMKTVNVTTSDSKTPKTLSFKGTVTAS; this comes from the coding sequence ATGAAAAATTTAAAAATTACAGCATTATTGGCAGTTATGGCATTTTCACCATTTTACGCTAATGTATTTCCGGTTGAAGGAACTTCTTTATTGAACGCAGTAGCAGAAGCAATCAAATGGAAAGCTGAATCTATTGATGTGGGAAACATTCCACAAGGAAAAGCAAAATTAATAAGATTTGAATTTACCAATACGTCTGCAAAGCCAATTATTATTGAGAACGTAGCACCATCTTGTGGATGTACAACAGCAGATTACACAAAAACTCCGATTGCTCCTGGTAAAAAAGGTTTTGTAGAAGCAAGCTATAATGCAGCAAATGCAGGTGCATTTATGAAAACAGTAAATGTAACGACTAGTGACAGCAAAACTCCCAAAACTCTTTCTTTCAAAGGAACAGTTACGGCATCGTAA
- the paaC gene encoding 1,2-phenylacetyl-CoA epoxidase subunit PaaC, producing MNPLYNYLLKLADDSFIMGQRLSAWCGEGPYLEEDIALTNIALDQLGQANNFYVYASRVADNGKSEDDLAFLRYEHEYVNAHLPELPNEDYAQTILKVYVFAVYQKLMYEALSNSTDEELSAIAQKSLKEVRYHHTHAASWMKIFGQGTEESKIRLIKAIDNVWEYTKGLFAKTEGEDDLIALNIAPNVDELYNDFVSITTKDFADFGLEYPTNPFMQPKSRTGYHTEYFGFILCELQYMQRAYPGCTW from the coding sequence ATGAATCCATTATATAATTATTTATTAAAACTAGCAGACGACAGTTTCATTATGGGACAGCGTTTGTCTGCGTGGTGCGGTGAAGGTCCGTATTTGGAGGAAGATATTGCTTTAACCAATATTGCATTAGATCAGTTAGGTCAGGCCAATAACTTTTATGTTTACGCTTCGAGAGTTGCAGATAACGGAAAGAGTGAAGATGATTTGGCATTTTTAAGATACGAACATGAATACGTAAATGCACACTTGCCGGAACTTCCGAATGAAGATTATGCACAAACGATTCTTAAAGTCTATGTTTTCGCTGTCTATCAAAAATTGATGTATGAAGCTTTGTCAAACTCAACAGACGAAGAACTTTCTGCCATCGCTCAAAAATCTTTGAAAGAAGTGAGGTACCATCATACTCATGCTGCTTCATGGATGAAAATTTTCGGACAAGGCACAGAAGAAAGCAAAATACGTCTTATAAAAGCCATCGATAATGTTTGGGAATACACAAAAGGTTTATTTGCAAAAACAGAAGGTGAAGATGATTTAATTGCTTTAAATATTGCTCCAAATGTTGATGAATTGTACAATGATTTTGTGTCGATCACGACCAAAGATTTTGCAGATTTCGGTTTAGAATATCCAACAAATCCGTTCATGCAGCCAAAATCAAGAACAGGATACCATACTGAATACTTTGGGTTTATTCTTTGTGAATTGCAGTATATGCAAAGAGCGTATCCTGGTTGTACGTGGTAG
- a CDS encoding TetR/AcrR family transcriptional regulator has translation MELKEKQKKILDVAVELFKEKGYMGSSVRDLATKLNIKAASLYAHIRSKEEILEWICFGIANEFFTQLQEIKNTSIPPKEKLNLFIDKHLSVVLKNRDVTHIYSNEWRHLDGRLPEFIEMRKNYQLEVEKLLIEIYKAENWELKSPAFTTRFILHTLNNSYFWFKRNVESTVEITDEIRDKILFGLIGKS, from the coding sequence ATGGAGCTTAAAGAAAAACAAAAGAAAATATTAGACGTTGCAGTAGAACTTTTCAAAGAAAAAGGCTACATGGGAAGTTCTGTGCGAGATTTGGCAACCAAATTAAACATCAAAGCTGCATCTTTGTATGCGCACATTCGTTCTAAAGAAGAAATTCTGGAATGGATATGCTTCGGAATTGCCAACGAATTTTTCACTCAACTTCAGGAAATCAAAAATACCAGTATTCCTCCAAAAGAAAAATTAAACTTATTTATTGATAAACATTTGTCTGTGGTTCTCAAAAACCGCGATGTCACTCACATTTATTCAAACGAATGGAGACATTTGGATGGTCGTCTTCCGGAATTTATCGAAATGCGCAAAAATTATCAGCTCGAAGTAGAAAAGTTGTTGATAGAAATTTACAAGGCTGAGAATTGGGAACTCAAATCACCAGCATTTACCACAAGATTTATTCTTCATACATTGAACAATTCTTATTTCTGGTTTAAAAGAAATGTGGAATCTACTGTAGAAATCACTGATGAAATAAGAGATAAAATACTTTTTGGTCTTATAGGGAAATCATAG
- a CDS encoding response regulator transcription factor yields the protein MKKTIIIVDDHILIAKAIEGIINNFKDFTVINVAENGQDLIDKFENNCAIPDIILMDISMPIMNGFEAVSWLKQNHPNIKVMALSMQGDDNSVIKMIKNGARGYLLKNTHPKDLEDALIRLNTDGFFYPEWASKIINNAITGDNSKAIKISGREKEFLAYTITELSYKEIAEKMCCSPRTVETYRDQLCEKLGLKTRVGLAIFALKNGFAEL from the coding sequence ATGAAAAAAACAATAATTATTGTTGATGATCATATCCTCATTGCCAAGGCAATAGAAGGAATTATTAATAATTTTAAAGATTTCACGGTAATCAATGTGGCAGAAAACGGACAAGATCTTATTGATAAATTTGAAAACAACTGTGCAATTCCAGATATTATTTTAATGGATATCAGCATGCCGATCATGAATGGTTTTGAGGCTGTAAGCTGGTTGAAACAAAATCATCCCAACATCAAGGTAATGGCTTTGAGTATGCAGGGTGACGACAACAGCGTAATCAAAATGATAAAAAATGGCGCTAGAGGTTATCTGCTAAAAAATACGCATCCAAAAGATCTTGAAGACGCGTTGATCCGATTAAATACCGACGGATTTTTTTATCCGGAATGGGCTTCAAAAATCATCAATAACGCCATAACTGGTGATAATAGTAAGGCCATAAAGATCTCCGGTCGTGAAAAAGAATTTCTTGCATATACCATAACAGAACTGAGCTACAAAGAAATTGCCGAAAAAATGTGCTGCAGCCCGAGAACGGTAGAAACATACAGAGATCAGCTCTGCGAAAAACTAGGATTGAAAACCAGAGTCGGACTTGCTATTTTTGCATTGAAAAATGGTTTTGCAGAATTATAG
- a CDS encoding endonuclease/exonuclease/phosphatase family protein, with product MNFRFSILLLMFFTLSFSQDLKVMSFNIRLNVDSDKENAWPERKTEVAELLAYYHPDFFGVQEALPGQMKDIKMSLKNYDYVGVGRDDGKEKGEFSAIFYDSKKLQIVKSGTFWLSETPEKPSKGWDAALNRICTYAIFKDKESQKEFLVMNIHFDHVGNVARVKSSELILKKSKELNPQNLPLVLTGDFNLTEDTEPVKILSQNLEDTFYNSEKKHYGPVGTFTAFNVNEIPKNRIDYIFTKGFKIKSHRHINDRRENLLYPSDHFPVLVNLQF from the coding sequence ATGAATTTCAGATTTTCAATTCTTTTACTGATGTTTTTTACATTGAGCTTTTCTCAGGATCTTAAAGTGATGAGTTTTAACATTAGACTGAATGTTGACTCAGACAAAGAAAACGCCTGGCCGGAAAGGAAAACAGAGGTTGCAGAATTGCTGGCTTATTATCATCCGGATTTTTTTGGCGTTCAGGAAGCTTTGCCCGGGCAGATGAAAGATATCAAAATGAGTTTGAAAAATTATGATTATGTAGGTGTAGGTAGAGATGACGGTAAAGAAAAAGGAGAATTTTCTGCTATTTTTTATGATTCTAAAAAGCTACAGATCGTAAAATCCGGGACGTTTTGGTTGTCTGAAACTCCTGAAAAACCCTCAAAAGGATGGGATGCGGCTCTGAACAGAATTTGTACTTACGCTATTTTCAAAGATAAAGAATCTCAGAAAGAATTTTTGGTGATGAACATCCATTTTGATCATGTGGGAAATGTTGCAAGAGTAAAATCTTCTGAATTAATTTTAAAGAAATCTAAAGAGCTGAATCCCCAAAATTTACCATTGGTTTTAACCGGAGATTTTAATTTAACTGAAGATACAGAGCCTGTGAAAATACTTTCACAAAATCTAGAAGATACTTTCTATAATTCTGAAAAGAAACATTACGGACCTGTAGGAACGTTCACAGCTTTTAATGTAAATGAAATTCCGAAAAACAGAATCGATTATATTTTTACGAAAGGATTTAAAATAAAATCTCACAGACACATCAACGACAGAAGAGAAAATCTGCTGTATCCGTCAGATCATTTTCCGGTGTTGGTTAATCTGCAATTTTAA
- a CDS encoding 2Fe-2S iron-sulfur cluster-binding protein, which translates to MNSFYKLKTVKVQKDTNDAVNVALEIPEELKDKFRFKQGQYLNFKLLVNGNEERRSYSICNAPSEKSNTLEVLVKLLENGKVSGYFNEHLHMDELLEVMPPMGGFNTSYHPSNTKTYVGLAAGSGISPILSNLKESLYQEPNSNAYLFYSNRSMNHVMKKAEIDKLVEQFNGRLKVVYLVSREKHEDPIFEGRISPEKLDHLFERYTDIDVKEATYFICGPSDMIKGISDYLKKEKKVPAIQVLFEYFSAPDEEDSAEMSDEFKAIANIESMVTVIIDDDEYSFHLNSKKESILDKALKDNLPVPFACKGGVCCTCKAEVLEGEVFMEKNFALTEDEVARGFVLTCQCHPTTNVVMLNYDV; encoded by the coding sequence ATGAATTCATTTTATAAATTAAAAACTGTAAAAGTTCAGAAAGATACCAATGACGCAGTGAATGTCGCATTGGAAATTCCTGAGGAACTGAAAGATAAATTCAGATTCAAACAAGGTCAGTATCTGAATTTTAAATTGCTGGTTAACGGCAACGAAGAGCGCCGTTCGTACTCGATTTGCAATGCGCCGAGCGAAAAAAGCAACACCTTGGAAGTTTTGGTTAAGCTTTTGGAAAACGGAAAAGTTTCCGGATATTTCAATGAGCATCTTCACATGGATGAGTTGTTGGAAGTGATGCCTCCCATGGGAGGTTTTAATACTTCTTATCATCCAAGCAATACAAAAACGTATGTTGGATTAGCAGCAGGAAGCGGAATCAGCCCGATTCTTTCTAATTTGAAGGAAAGTCTTTATCAGGAACCCAATTCGAACGCATATCTTTTCTACAGCAACAGAAGCATGAATCATGTGATGAAGAAAGCTGAGATTGATAAGTTGGTAGAGCAGTTCAATGGAAGACTGAAGGTGGTTTATCTAGTAAGTCGTGAAAAGCATGAAGATCCTATTTTTGAAGGAAGAATTTCTCCTGAAAAATTAGATCATTTATTTGAAAGATATACAGATATCGATGTCAAGGAAGCTACTTATTTTATTTGCGGACCTTCTGATATGATCAAAGGGATTTCTGATTATTTAAAAAAAGAGAAGAAAGTTCCTGCGATTCAGGTTTTGTTTGAATATTTCTCGGCTCCGGATGAAGAAGATTCTGCGGAAATGAGCGATGAATTCAAGGCCATTGCCAACATCGAAAGTATGGTAACGGTCATTATTGATGATGATGAATATTCTTTCCATTTGAATTCAAAAAAAGAGAGTATCTTAGATAAAGCATTGAAAGACAATCTTCCTGTGCCTTTTGCCTGCAAAGGAGGAGTTTGTTGTACGTGTAAAGCGGAAGTTCTCGAAGGAGAAGTCTTCATGGAGAAAAATTTTGCGCTTACCGAAGACGAAGTAGCCAGAGGTTTTGTTTTGACTTGCCAGTGTCACCCAACAACGAATGTGGTGATGCTTAATTATGATGTTTAA
- the paaA gene encoding 1,2-phenylacetyl-CoA epoxidase subunit PaaA, with product MDLEKFVQYVHDENKVEPKDVMPDDYRKLLVRQISQHAHSEIVGMLPEANWISRAPSLRRKMALLAKVQDEAGHGLYLYSATETLGNGTIRADRDATYDDMLEGKAKYSSIFNYPTLSWADIGAIGWLVDGAAIMNQVMLMGNSYGPYSRAMVKICKEESFHQRQGYEILMALCRGTKQQKEMAQASLNRFWWPALMMFGPNDDSSPNSKISMNYRVKRESNDSLRQRFIDVTVSQAEFLGLTVPDKDLKWNEERQHYDFGELPWGEFMEILKGNGPCNKKRLQTKVKAQQENLWVKEAAIAFAEKQQKEVI from the coding sequence ATGGATTTAGAAAAATTTGTACAATACGTACACGACGAAAATAAAGTAGAACCAAAAGACGTAATGCCCGATGATTACAGAAAATTATTGGTTCGTCAGATTTCACAGCACGCGCATTCTGAGATTGTCGGAATGTTGCCGGAAGCCAACTGGATTTCAAGAGCTCCTTCTTTGAGAAGAAAAATGGCTCTTTTGGCTAAAGTTCAGGATGAGGCAGGTCACGGTTTGTACCTTTATTCTGCAACTGAAACTTTAGGAAACGGAACCATCAGAGCTGACAGAGATGCGACTTACGATGATATGTTGGAAGGAAAAGCGAAATATTCAAGTATTTTCAATTATCCGACTTTAAGCTGGGCAGATATTGGCGCAATCGGTTGGTTGGTTGATGGTGCAGCAATTATGAATCAGGTAATGTTGATGGGGAATTCTTACGGTCCTTATTCAAGAGCAATGGTTAAAATCTGTAAAGAAGAATCTTTCCACCAAAGACAGGGTTATGAGATTTTAATGGCACTTTGTCGTGGTACAAAGCAGCAGAAAGAAATGGCTCAGGCTTCGTTAAATCGTTTCTGGTGGCCAGCTTTAATGATGTTTGGACCGAATGACGACAGTTCGCCAAACTCTAAAATTTCTATGAACTACAGAGTAAAAAGAGAAAGCAACGACAGTCTTCGTCAGCGATTTATCGACGTTACGGTTTCTCAGGCTGAATTTTTAGGCTTAACAGTTCCGGATAAAGATCTTAAATGGAATGAGGAGAGACAACATTACGATTTCGGAGAACTTCCTTGGGGTGAATTTATGGAAATCTTAAAAGGAAATGGACCTTGCAACAAGAAAAGATTGCAAACAAAAGTAAAAGCACAGCAGGAAAACCTTTGGGTGAAAGAAGCGGCGATTGCTTTTGCTGAGAAACAACAGAAAGAAGTAATATAA
- a CDS encoding sensor histidine kinase, with the protein MGKTELFLTIILFNIFFVFFIVAVTVYIRKYKNRKVEYLGEIKIKNEIHQRELLATQLEIQQTTMQQIGREIHDNVGQKLTLVSLYTQQLLYENKAPEASERIDQISHIINQSLQDLRNLSKTLTDDNISQKEIVALIEEEVDITNAIKKCSVSFEHNFKDLDLDFMHKNVLLRITQEFIQNSIKHSQCKNIFIKLNTSENNLWELTLNDDGVGFDTSANLSKGIGLTNMKNRAKIIGAEFSLESKKDSGTTLSIFYKKQA; encoded by the coding sequence ATGGGGAAAACAGAATTATTCTTAACGATTATCTTATTCAATATTTTCTTTGTCTTTTTCATTGTAGCAGTTACTGTCTACATCAGAAAGTACAAAAACAGAAAGGTAGAATATCTTGGTGAAATTAAAATTAAAAATGAAATTCACCAAAGAGAATTACTCGCCACACAACTGGAAATACAACAAACAACGATGCAGCAAATCGGGCGCGAAATCCACGATAATGTAGGACAGAAACTCACCCTTGTAAGCCTTTATACGCAACAGCTACTTTACGAAAACAAAGCTCCTGAAGCCAGTGAAAGAATAGATCAGATTTCTCACATCATTAATCAATCCTTACAAGATCTCCGAAACCTTTCTAAAACTTTGACAGACGACAATATCAGCCAGAAAGAAATTGTCGCTTTAATTGAAGAAGAAGTTGATATCACCAATGCCATCAAAAAATGCAGCGTCAGTTTTGAACACAATTTTAAGGATTTGGATCTCGATTTTATGCACAAAAATGTTTTATTGAGAATCACACAAGAATTTATACAAAACAGCATCAAGCATTCACAATGCAAAAATATTTTCATTAAATTGAATACTTCCGAAAATAATCTTTGGGAGCTTACACTTAATGATGACGGCGTTGGTTTTGATACTTCTGCAAACCTCAGCAAAGGAATTGGACTTACCAATATGAAGAACCGCGCAAAGATCATCGGAGCAGAATTTAGTCTTGAAAGCAAAAAAGATTCCGGAACTACACTCAGCATATTTTATAAAAAACAGGCATGA
- the clpB gene encoding ATP-dependent chaperone ClpB — translation MNLNQYTVKSQEAIQAAQQVAMEFGNQQIEPQHLLEGIFQIDENISPFLLKKSEADAALVRERNRENLEKLPKVQGGNIYLSQTANKVLLDAPNIAKKMGDEFVTIEHLWLSLLETNSEVSKTLKDMGVTKSLLEGGIKELRKGSTANSASSEETYQSLKKYAKNFNELAAEGKLDPVIGRDEEIRRVLQILSRRTKNNPILIGEPGVGKTAIAEGIAHRIISGDIPENLQDKTLYSLDMGALIAGAKYKGEFEERLKSVINEVTKSNGQIILFIDEIHTLVGAGGGEGAMDAANILKPALARGELRAIGATTLNEYQKYFEKDKALERRFQKVMVEEPDTESAISILRGIKDKYEAHHKVRIKDEAIIAAVEMSQRYISDRFLPDKAIDLIDEASAKLRMEINSKPEELDVLDRKLMQLEIELAAISREGNQTKIDHLKEDISKISEQRNEINAKWLKEKQKSEDLTSIKKDIESLKLEAERASRAGDYAKVAEIQYGKIKEKESDLQKLELEMQNHQNELIKEEVTAENISEVIAKWTGIPVTKLIQSEREKLLHLEDELHHRVVGQNEAIQAVADAIRRNRAGLSDEKKPIGSFLFLGTTGVGKTELAKALAEYLFDDENNMTRIDMSEYQERHSVSRLVGAPPGYVGYDEGGQLTEAVRRRPYSVVLLDEIEKAHPDVFNTLLQVLDDGRLTDNKGRVVNFKNSIIIMTSNLGSHIIQENFEEITEENQDEIVEKTKIEVFDLLKQTLRPEFLNRIDETVLFQPLRKKEIGKIVQYQLRSYNDLLLKRNIIMTATQDALDYLTNKGYDPAFGARPLKRVIQQEVLNKLSKEILAGNVNDGDRITLDYFEETGLVFRPVDK, via the coding sequence ATGAACTTAAACCAATATACCGTAAAATCGCAGGAAGCCATTCAGGCTGCTCAACAAGTGGCAATGGAATTTGGCAATCAGCAAATAGAACCTCAACATCTTTTGGAAGGAATCTTTCAAATAGATGAAAATATATCACCATTTTTATTAAAAAAATCTGAAGCAGATGCCGCTTTGGTTAGAGAGCGAAATCGTGAAAATTTAGAAAAACTCCCGAAAGTACAGGGCGGAAATATTTACCTTTCTCAAACAGCAAATAAAGTTTTGCTAGATGCGCCCAACATTGCTAAAAAAATGGGCGATGAATTCGTAACCATCGAACATTTATGGCTTTCACTTTTAGAAACCAATTCTGAAGTTTCAAAAACGCTGAAAGATATGGGCGTCACCAAAAGTCTTTTAGAAGGTGGAATTAAAGAACTAAGAAAAGGAAGTACTGCGAATTCTGCCAGCTCAGAAGAAACGTATCAGTCTTTAAAAAAATATGCAAAAAATTTCAACGAATTAGCAGCTGAAGGAAAACTAGATCCTGTGATCGGTCGTGATGAAGAAATCCGCAGGGTGCTACAGATTCTTTCCAGAAGAACAAAAAACAACCCTATTCTGATTGGTGAGCCAGGAGTTGGTAAAACCGCCATTGCCGAAGGAATTGCGCATAGAATTATCAGCGGAGATATTCCTGAAAACCTGCAGGATAAAACCTTATATTCTTTGGATATGGGCGCGTTGATTGCCGGTGCAAAATACAAAGGTGAATTTGAAGAGCGTTTGAAATCTGTGATCAATGAAGTCACAAAATCGAACGGACAAATCATCCTTTTCATCGACGAAATCCATACGTTAGTGGGAGCCGGAGGTGGTGAAGGGGCGATGGATGCCGCTAATATTCTGAAACCAGCTTTGGCAAGAGGAGAACTGAGAGCCATTGGTGCAACAACTTTAAATGAATATCAAAAATATTTTGAAAAAGATAAAGCGCTTGAAAGACGTTTCCAGAAAGTGATGGTGGAAGAGCCGGATACAGAATCTGCGATCTCAATCCTTCGTGGAATTAAAGATAAATATGAAGCTCATCACAAAGTAAGAATCAAAGATGAAGCAATTATCGCGGCTGTAGAAATGTCTCAACGATACATTTCAGACCGATTTTTACCGGACAAGGCAATTGATTTGATTGATGAGGCTTCGGCTAAATTGAGAATGGAAATCAATTCAAAACCTGAAGAATTGGATGTTCTCGACAGAAAACTAATGCAGCTGGAAATTGAATTAGCAGCCATTTCCCGAGAGGGCAACCAAACAAAAATCGATCATTTAAAAGAAGATATTTCTAAAATTTCTGAACAGAGAAATGAAATCAACGCAAAATGGCTGAAAGAAAAACAAAAATCTGAAGATCTTACGTCCATTAAAAAAGATATTGAGTCTTTGAAACTAGAAGCAGAAAGAGCCTCAAGAGCAGGAGATTATGCAAAAGTTGCTGAGATTCAATACGGAAAAATAAAAGAAAAAGAATCTGATTTGCAGAAACTCGAATTAGAGATGCAAAACCATCAGAACGAGCTCATTAAAGAAGAAGTAACGGCAGAAAACATCTCGGAAGTTATTGCAAAATGGACGGGAATTCCGGTTACAAAACTCATCCAGTCTGAAAGAGAAAAATTGCTGCATCTGGAAGATGAGCTGCATCACAGAGTGGTCGGTCAAAACGAAGCCATACAAGCAGTTGCAGATGCAATCAGAAGAAACAGAGCGGGATTGAGTGACGAGAAAAAACCCATCGGCTCATTCTTATTTTTAGGAACGACGGGTGTTGGTAAAACCGAACTCGCAAAAGCATTGGCAGAATATCTTTTTGATGACGAAAACAACATGACAAGAATCGATATGAGTGAATATCAGGAACGTCATTCTGTTTCGAGATTGGTAGGTGCGCCTCCTGGCTATGTCGGCTATGATGAAGGCGGACAATTGACTGAAGCTGTAAGAAGAAGACCTTATTCGGTGGTGCTTTTAGATGAAATTGAAAAAGCACATCCTGATGTTTTCAATACACTTTTGCAGGTTTTGGATGATGGTCGTTTGACGGATAACAAAGGTAGAGTAGTAAATTTTAAAAACTCAATCATCATTATGACTTCAAATCTTGGTTCGCACATCATTCAGGAGAATTTTGAGGAAATTACAGAGGAAAATCAGGATGAAATAGTAGAGAAAACTAAAATTGAAGTTTTTGATCTTTTAAAACAAACCTTACGTCCGGAATTTTTAAACAGAATTGATGAGACCGTATTATTCCAGCCTTTAAGAAAAAAAGAAATCGGAAAAATCGTCCAGTATCAGTTGAGAAGTTACAATGATCTGTTACTAAAAAGAAATATCATCATGACGGCAACTCAAGATGCTTTGGATTATCTTACCAACAAAGGTTACGATCCCGCTTTCGGAGCAAGACCACTGAAAAGAGTAATACAGCAGGAAGTGCTCAACAAATTATCAAAAGAGATTCTTGCGGGAAATGTGAATGATGGAGACAGAATCACGTTAGATTATTTCGAAGAAACCGGGCTGGTTTTCAGACCTGTTGACAAATAA
- the paaB gene encoding 1,2-phenylacetyl-CoA epoxidase subunit PaaB → MANLDMWEVFIQTKPGLSHKHVGVVQAPTAEMALQNARDVYTRRKEGTSVWVVPSKYIVTSEGIDKEAFFDPADDKLYRHPTFYDIPNDVKNM, encoded by the coding sequence ATGGCAAATTTAGATATGTGGGAAGTGTTTATTCAAACTAAACCGGGATTATCTCACAAACACGTTGGAGTTGTGCAGGCTCCAACAGCAGAAATGGCTTTGCAAAACGCAAGAGACGTTTATACAAGAAGAAAAGAAGGAACTTCTGTTTGGGTAGTTCCAAGCAAATATATCGTGACTTCAGAAGGAATTGATAAAGAAGCATTCTTTGATCCGGCTGATGACAAATTGTACCGTCACCCGACGTTTTACGATATTCCAAACGATGTGAAAAATATGTAA